The following is a genomic window from Brevibacterium limosum.
TCCACGTTGTGGATAGAGCTTGTGGACAGAGAATTCTCCACCGCAGAGTGCACACAAATCGGCGTCTTTCTGGTAAAAGCCTGGCAGCGTCGGGACGTCACTCCGTGGCCATCGAAAGCCGCCGCATTCAGAGGCCGAACGCAGAGGCCCGCTCAGAGGCCGAGGCCTGCCATCTTCCAGGCCCCTCCGGCCAGCATGAGCACCACCAAGCCGACCGACGTCGCCGTGAACACCAGTGTCCGCGACTGCCGGGGTCCCAGCAGGCCCGCACAGCCGAGGACGAACCCGGTGATCAGACCGCCGAGGTGGGACTCCCAAGACACGCCCGCGACGAGGAACCCGTAGCCGAAGTTGAGCGCGACGAACACGAGAACCCCGGCGATGTTCCGGTCGAGCCGTCGGGTGGGGGCCAAGAGCACGCCGACGATCGCGAACACCGCGCCCGAGGCTCCGATGTGGTTCGTCACCCAATCGGTGCTGAAGGGGTCGGCCAGCAGGAGCACCATGGCCGAACCGCCAGCGGTGCCGACGATGTAGACGGCGAGGAACTTCCAATGACCCAGCGCCCGCTCGACGAAGGAACCGAAGAAGAACAGTCCGATCATGTTCGCCAGCAGGTGGAACGGTGAGGGCTGCTCGTGGACGAGGGCGACCGTGAGCACTCGCCACGGCTGTTCGAGGGTGAGTGCCGGAACGAAGCTCAGCGGTCGCAGCAGGTCGAAGCCGGGAATCAGCTCTGCCAGGAACGCCACCGTGGTGACGATGAGGAGCGTGCGGGTGACCAGCGGCGGGGATGCAGAGAGGGCCCGGCCGGTTTCCCGTGCCGAGCCCTCTTCAGGTGTGTCCATCACACCATGGTACTCAGTGGTCCCTCAAGGACGGTGACTCACTTCGCGGTGATGTCGACCTTCTCGATGACGACCGGCTCGACCGGCTTGTCCATCGCAGCGGTGGGCACACTCTCGATCTCGTCGACGACCCGCTGCGAGGCTTCGTCGGCGACCTCACCGAAGATGGTGTGCTTGCCGTTGAGCCACGGGGTCTCGGCGGTGCTGATGAAGAACTGCGAGCCGTTGGTGCCGCGTCCCATCTGCTTGCCGGCGTTGGCCATGGCCAGCAGGTACTTGCGATCGAACTGCAGCTCGGGGTGGATCTCGTCGTCGAAGGTGTAGCCGGGTCCGCCGGTGCCGGTGCCCAGCGGGCAGCCGCCCTGGATCATGAAGTTCGAGATGATGCGGTGGAAGCCGAGGCCGTCGTAGAAGGGGCGCTTGGTCGGCTCACCGGTCGAGGGATCGGTGAATTCCCGCTCACCCTGGGCGAGTTCGACGAAGTTGGCCACGGTCTTCGGAGCATGGTTGCCGAAGAGATCGATGGTGATGTCACCGTGGTTGGTGTGCAGGACTGCGGTATGCGTTGAGGCTGTAGTCATGACCTCATTCTTCCACGGCGAGGCGGCGAATGCAGTTCCGCACCAGGTCCATTGCCCAACCTGTCAGGCGATCCGCAGACAATTCGATGACATCCGCTGTCCACAGTCTTGCCCCTAGGCCGTAGACTGGTCAGTGATCACCTTGACCACCGACATCTAAGGATTGGGAACTGTTTATGTCGAAGAAGCCCACCCGAGATCAGCTCACTTCGAAGCTCGATTCCGCGAAGCAGACGTCACTCCGAGTCCTGGCAGATGCCAGCGAGAACGCAGCCCCGAAGCTGCGTGATGCCGCTGACAAGGCCCGCCCTCAGGTCGAGGCGCTGGCTGGCAAGGCCGAAGAGTTCGCTGAGAAGGCACGTCCGCAGGTCGAAGCCCTGGCCGACAAGGCCAATGACCAGGTCCACTCCTGGGCCGACAAGCTCGAGGCCTACCGCCCCGAAGCCACCGAACGCGCCGGCAAATTCGCCTCGAACGCCGCGACTTCGCTGTCCGGTGTCGAGACCCCGAAGCTCATCGATGATCTGGCCGTCCGCCTCACCGGCGACAAGAAGGCCATGAAGAAGGCCCGCAAGGCTCTCGCCAACGCCGGAAAGCGCATCGAAAAGGACACCGCCCGCAAGTCCGGTGGCGGAAAGGCCGCTCTCGTGTGGACCCTCGTCATCGGTTCGGCCGCAGGAATCGGCTACTACGTGTGGAAGAAGGCCCAGCCGGTCGAGGATCCCTGGTCGACCCCGCTGCCGAACAACCGTCCCGCCGATGCCCGTCCGGTCGGTTCGACCCCGGCTTCGCGCGAGGCAGCTGCCACCGAGGTCTCGCAGACCGCGGTGCCCTCCACCAAGGCAGAGGCCACGGACGAGGTCCCCGCTCCGAAGCCGGCTGTCAAGCCCGCCGAGGATACTGACGCCAAGCACTGAGTCACTCAGGCGAATCATCAGATTCGCGTGACCGTCACCGAGGCGGCCCACCACAATGGTGGGCCGCCTCGGTGTTTATGTGGGTGTTGAGTCCTTCTTGCTACCTGACGGCGGCCCAGCAACCTGGCGCCAGGTTGCTGGGCCGCCGTCAGGTAGCAAGAAGGGAGGGCGAGCCTATTCGGGGTCGAGGACCTCACGCCCGCCGCGGGGGAAGCCTCCGGCCCTGCGGGCGGCCAAGAGACCGGTGATCGTGAATGCGAGGGTGGCGGCGAGGATGAGCAGCAGCGGTGCCGTCCACCCGGCTGTGGCCGTGTTGAGCCAACCGGCGAACGGCGGGGCCAAGGTCGCGGCGAGGTAGCCACCGAACTGCACGCGCGCCGAAGCGGACGCGGTCTGGGCGTCGCTGCCGGCGGTGCGGGCGATGATCGAGAAGATCGCCGTGAACCCGCCGCCTTGGGCGATTCCGCCGGTCGTCGCCCACAGCCAGTAGGCGCCGGGGGCCGCCAGAAGCCCCACGGGCAGGGACAGCCAGAGCACGGCGACGATCGCCACGGGCACCCACGGCTTCGTCTTCACGGCCAGCAGCGGCACCCCGAACGCGCCGAGGATCGCAGCGATCTGGAACAGGGACGCCGTACTTCCGGCGGCGGTCGGGGCGAGCCCGATGGTGTCTCCGAGGTAGCTCGGCAGCCAGGTCGTCGTCGCATAGTAGGCGGTCGACTGCCCGGAGAACGTGATGATGAGCAGGGCGATGATCAACCGGAAGGAAGCGGGAGCCTCGGCCCACGACTGCTTCGCGGCGGGGGCGGCCGCCTCGGCGGCGGAAGGATTCTCGGCGGATTCGGCCGCGGCAGCGCGTGCGGCTTCTCCCTCGCGGCGCACGCGCGTCCGGATGAGCACCATCCAGAAGCCGAGGCCGATGAAGGCGAGACCGCCCCATGCGGCCAGCGCCCAGCGCCAACCGAAGGCCTCGGCCAGCGGGCCGGTGCCGATGAGGGTGGCCATCGAACCGACGTTCATCATCGCCGAGTACAGGCCGGTGACCATCGACACCTGTTCCCACGGGACCTCGCGGCGGATGATGACGGGCACGACGATATTGCCCAAGGTGATCGCCAGACCGATGATGCCGGTGCCCACGAGCACGAGCCAGGACGGGCCGACCGAACGCAGAACGGTGCCCAGCAGGACACCGGTCAGGCACGCGAGAACCGTGACTTCGGCGCCGAGGCGGGTGATGAACTTCCCCGCCAGCGGCGTGGCCAGCGCAAACAGCAGAACCGGCAGGCCCGTGAGCAGACCGAGCCCGGCCGCGGTGAACCCCGTGCCCTCCTGAATGGCAGGCAGGATCGCCGTCGGCGCGATGATCGGGGTGCGCAGGTTGAGGGCGAGGATGACGATGCCCAGAACGATCCAGGGCAGCATCCTCTTGGCAGAAGGTCGCTGAGGCGAACTCACATCCGCTCGGGAACGCGGATGCCGAGCACTCCGAGACCGGCCTGGAGGACCTCGAGCACGATCGCCGAGAGACGCAGACGGGAGTCGCGCAGCTCTTCGGTCTCGGCGATGAGCACCGGGCACTGCTCGTAGAAAGAGGTGAATGCCTGGGCGAGATCGAACAGGTACGTGCACAGCCGGTGGGGCGTCGACCCGGTGGCCGCCTCGGTGAGCACATCTGCGAAGCCGAGGAGGATAAGCGCGAGCTCACGTTCGGCCGTCTCACCGAGGCTGATCGCAGCGTTCGCCACCTGGGAGGCATCGACGCCTTCGGCCTCGGCCCTGCGGCCGATGGAGCGGATGCGGGCACCGGCGTACTGCAGGTACGGGGCGGTGTTGCCGATGGGGGCGAGCATCCGGTCGAGGTCGAAGGTGTACGAGGTGTCGTGGGCGACGGAGAGGTCGGCGTATTTGACCGCCCCGATGCCGACGATGCGGGCGACCTCGTCGGCCTCCTCGGCGCCGAAGTCCACGCTCGACTCTGCCAGAGTCGTCTTCGCCCGGGTCACGGCCTCTTCGAGGAGTTCGGCCAGGCGCAGCGGGGCACCGGAGCGGGTGCGCAGGATCTTGCCGTCGGAGCCGAGCACATTGCCGATCTTCACGTGTTCGGGGCTGAAGGTCTCCGGCAGCCAACCCGCCTCGCGGGCGACGGTGAAGACCATGTCGAAGTGCATGGCCTGCGGGGTGCCGACGACGTAGAGGGCCCGGTTCACCCCGAGGTTGACCGCCCGGTTGCGGACGGCCGCGAGGTCGGTCGTGGCGTAGCCGTAGCCGCCGTCGGACTTGCGGATGATGAGCGGCAGGGGTTCGCCCTCACGGCCGGTGAAGCCTTCAGGGAACACGCACAGCGCACCGTCGGAGATCGTCGCCAGGCCCTTGGCCTCGAGCTCGTCGCAGACCTCGGCGAGCATATCGTTGTAGGTGGACTCTCCGGCAAGGTCGGCGTCGGTGAGAGTGACGTCGAGGAGGGAGTAGATGCGGTTGAAGTATTCGCGGGAGTAGCCGACGAGTCTCGTCCACAGTCCCAGGGTCTCTTCGTCCCCGCCCTGGAGCTTGACGACGCGGGCGCGGGAGCGGGTGGCGAAGGCCTCGTCGGAGTCGAACTTCGCCCGGGCCGCCTGGTAGAAGGCGTTCGGGTTCTCGGACACTTCGGAGGCTTCGTCGGAGTCCACTCCGACGTCGAGGAGGTGCTCGATGAGCATCCCGAACGGTGTGCCCCAGTCGCCGATGTGGTTCTGGCGGATGACGGTATTGCCGAGGAACTCGTGGGTGCGGGCCAGGGCGTCGCCGACGACGGTGGTGCGCAGGTGGCCGACGTGCATCTCCTTGGCCACGTTCGGCGCCGAGTAGTCGATGGCGATGGTCTGCGGATCCGTGTTCTCCGGGGCCGCTGCGGCCTGCCCTGCCTGGAGGGCGGAGGCGAGGAAGTCGGGGGTGAACGTGAGATTGATGAACCCGGGCCCGGAGATCTCCGGGGTCTCACAGATGCCGTCGAGGTCGAGGTTCAGGACGATCTGTGCGGCGATTTCGCGCGGCTTCGACTTCAGTTCCTTGGCCAGCGGCAGGGCCACATTGGCCTGGAAGTCTGCGAACTGGCTGCCGCGGATGACGGGATCGCGCCCGGCGAAATCCTCACCGAAGGCCTGGGTGAGGGCGGCGGCGAAACGGTCCGTGAGCACAG
Proteins encoded in this region:
- a CDS encoding rhomboid family intramembrane serine protease encodes the protein MDTPEEGSARETGRALSASPPLVTRTLLIVTTVAFLAELIPGFDLLRPLSFVPALTLEQPWRVLTVALVHEQPSPFHLLANMIGLFFFGSFVERALGHWKFLAVYIVGTAGGSAMVLLLADPFSTDWVTNHIGASGAVFAIVGVLLAPTRRLDRNIAGVLVFVALNFGYGFLVAGVSWESHLGGLITGFVLGCAGLLGPRQSRTLVFTATSVGLVVLMLAGGAWKMAGLGL
- a CDS encoding peptidylprolyl isomerase; amino-acid sequence: MTTASTHTAVLHTNHGDITIDLFGNHAPKTVANFVELAQGEREFTDPSTGEPTKRPFYDGLGFHRIISNFMIQGGCPLGTGTGGPGYTFDDEIHPELQFDRKYLLAMANAGKQMGRGTNGSQFFISTAETPWLNGKHTIFGEVADEASQRVVDEIESVPTAAMDKPVEPVVIEKVDITAK
- a CDS encoding MFS transporter, whose translation is MLPWIVLGIVILALNLRTPIIAPTAILPAIQEGTGFTAAGLGLLTGLPVLLFALATPLAGKFITRLGAEVTVLACLTGVLLGTVLRSVGPSWLVLVGTGIIGLAITLGNIVVPVIIRREVPWEQVSMVTGLYSAMMNVGSMATLIGTGPLAEAFGWRWALAAWGGLAFIGLGFWMVLIRTRVRREGEAARAAAAESAENPSAAEAAAPAAKQSWAEAPASFRLIIALLIITFSGQSTAYYATTTWLPSYLGDTIGLAPTAAGSTASLFQIAAILGAFGVPLLAVKTKPWVPVAIVAVLWLSLPVGLLAAPGAYWLWATTGGIAQGGGFTAIFSIIARTAGSDAQTASASARVQFGGYLAATLAPPFAGWLNTATAGWTAPLLLILAATLAFTITGLLAARRAGGFPRGGREVLDPE
- the argS gene encoding arginine--tRNA ligase; amino-acid sequence: MPSLTSVLTDRFAAALTQAFGEDFAGRDPVIRGSQFADFQANVALPLAKELKSKPREIAAQIVLNLDLDGICETPEISGPGFINLTFTPDFLASALQAGQAAAAPENTDPQTIAIDYSAPNVAKEMHVGHLRTTVVGDALARTHEFLGNTVIRQNHIGDWGTPFGMLIEHLLDVGVDSDEASEVSENPNAFYQAARAKFDSDEAFATRSRARVVKLQGGDEETLGLWTRLVGYSREYFNRIYSLLDVTLTDADLAGESTYNDMLAEVCDELEAKGLATISDGALCVFPEGFTGREGEPLPLIIRKSDGGYGYATTDLAAVRNRAVNLGVNRALYVVGTPQAMHFDMVFTVAREAGWLPETFSPEHVKIGNVLGSDGKILRTRSGAPLRLAELLEEAVTRAKTTLAESSVDFGAEEADEVARIVGIGAVKYADLSVAHDTSYTFDLDRMLAPIGNTAPYLQYAGARIRSIGRRAEAEGVDASQVANAAISLGETAERELALILLGFADVLTEAATGSTPHRLCTYLFDLAQAFTSFYEQCPVLIAETEELRDSRLRLSAIVLEVLQAGLGVLGIRVPERM